From a region of the Actinomadura luzonensis genome:
- a CDS encoding cysteine desulfurase-like protein, whose translation MPFPIKAVRACYPALTDGYAYLDGAAGTQTPQSVIDAISHAYRSGIGNAGGAFPASHRSDAIVAACRAAVADLVGGDPRGVILGPNMTTLTYRLSRALAGPGDEVVVSRLDHDANVRPWTQTGATVRWAEVDPVTGELPVEQYAALINERTRVVAVTAASNIIGTRPDVAAIAELAHRAGALMYVDGVHAAAHGPVDMRALGADCYATSAYKWSGPHIGAVVADPALLETLRPDKLASSPDTVPERFETGTAAFADLEGVTAAVDHLASMVPGTGSRRERLLASMTAAEEHETELFGVLMEGLETMPHVTTYGKPARRTATAYFNVAGHTPRAVAEHLARQRVNVWNGHNYAWELTGVLGIRDSGGAVRAGLVPYNDRSDVDRLLTAVAGLA comes from the coding sequence ATGCCTTTCCCCATCAAAGCGGTACGCGCCTGCTACCCCGCTCTCACCGACGGCTACGCCTACCTCGACGGCGCCGCCGGCACGCAGACCCCCCAGTCGGTGATCGACGCCATCTCCCACGCCTACCGCAGCGGGATCGGCAACGCGGGCGGCGCCTTCCCCGCCAGCCACCGCTCCGACGCGATCGTGGCCGCCTGCCGCGCCGCCGTCGCCGACCTGGTCGGCGGCGACCCGCGCGGCGTCATCCTCGGCCCGAACATGACGACCCTCACCTACCGCCTGTCGCGGGCCCTCGCCGGCCCCGGCGACGAGGTCGTGGTCTCCCGGCTCGACCACGACGCCAACGTCCGGCCCTGGACGCAGACCGGCGCCACCGTGCGCTGGGCCGAGGTCGACCCGGTGACCGGCGAGCTGCCCGTCGAGCAGTACGCCGCCCTGATCAACGAGCGCACCCGCGTGGTGGCCGTGACCGCCGCGTCCAACATCATCGGCACCCGTCCCGACGTCGCCGCCATCGCAGAGCTGGCGCACCGGGCCGGGGCGCTCATGTACGTGGACGGCGTGCACGCCGCCGCGCACGGCCCGGTCGACATGCGGGCGCTCGGCGCGGACTGCTACGCCACCAGCGCCTACAAGTGGTCCGGGCCGCACATCGGGGCGGTCGTCGCCGACCCGGCGCTGCTGGAGACGCTGCGGCCGGACAAGCTCGCCTCCTCGCCCGACACGGTGCCCGAACGCTTCGAGACGGGCACGGCCGCCTTCGCCGACCTGGAGGGCGTGACGGCCGCCGTGGACCACCTGGCGTCCATGGTGCCCGGCACGGGCTCCCGGCGCGAGCGGCTGCTGGCCTCCATGACGGCGGCGGAGGAGCACGAGACGGAGCTGTTCGGGGTGCTGATGGAGGGGCTGGAGACGATGCCGCACGTCACCACGTACGGCAAGCCCGCCCGCCGCACCGCCACCGCCTACTTCAACGTCGCCGGGCACACCCCGCGGGCCGTCGCCGAGCACCTGGCCCGGCAGCGGGTCAACGTCTGGAACGGGCACAACTACGCGTGGGAGCTGACCGGCGTGCTGGGCATCCGCGACTCGGGCGGGGCGGTGCGGGCGGGGCTGGTCCCGTACAACGACCGCTCGGACGTGGACCGCCTCCTGACCGCCGTCGCCGGCCTGGCCTGA
- a CDS encoding tyrosine-type recombinase/integrase: MSLPAVPGPAAPPVEPARDPYHVYLDSLTSPESRRTMRGCLDRLARLLTGDDTATGEGQPWHLLRYEHTVRIRTLLTDQGWSAAYVNKHLVALRRVLKEAWRLGQVSAEDLARASDLAPVRQHRLPSGHHVPPEVVGAALSACADDTPAGVRDAALIAVLYSTGCRRAELGGLTLADYDPGARSLRVRGKRDKERLVYLTADAIGLVERWLAVRGPMPGALFSPISKAGRLRVRDGRPVGLTGQGIADILTRRFSSAGAARRTAHDFRRTFIGELLDAGVDLATAQALVGHSSPATTARYDRRPERTRREAVDRLRLPAPRPLA, translated from the coding sequence GTGAGCCTGCCTGCCGTACCCGGACCGGCGGCGCCGCCGGTCGAGCCGGCGCGAGACCCGTACCACGTCTACCTCGACTCGCTCACCAGCCCCGAGTCGCGCCGCACCATGCGCGGCTGCCTCGACCGGCTGGCCCGCCTGCTCACCGGCGACGACACGGCGACCGGCGAGGGCCAGCCGTGGCACCTGCTGCGTTACGAGCACACCGTCCGCATCCGCACGCTGCTGACCGACCAGGGGTGGTCGGCGGCGTACGTCAACAAGCACCTGGTGGCGCTGCGGCGGGTGCTTAAGGAGGCGTGGCGGCTCGGCCAGGTGAGCGCCGAGGACCTGGCCCGCGCCTCCGACCTGGCCCCCGTACGGCAGCACCGGCTGCCGTCCGGGCACCACGTGCCGCCCGAGGTGGTCGGCGCGGCCCTGTCCGCGTGCGCCGACGACACGCCGGCCGGCGTCCGGGACGCGGCCCTGATCGCCGTCCTGTACTCCACCGGCTGCCGGCGGGCCGAGCTGGGCGGCCTGACGCTGGCCGACTACGACCCGGGGGCGCGTTCGCTGCGGGTGCGCGGCAAACGCGACAAGGAGCGCCTGGTCTACCTGACGGCGGACGCGATCGGCCTGGTGGAGCGGTGGCTCGCGGTGCGCGGGCCGATGCCGGGGGCGCTGTTCAGCCCGATCAGCAAGGCGGGCCGCCTGCGCGTGCGCGACGGCCGCCCCGTCGGGCTCACCGGGCAGGGCATCGCCGACATCCTCACGCGCCGCTTCTCCTCCGCCGGGGCCGCCCGGCGCACCGCGCACGACTTCCGCCGCACCTTCATCGGCGAGCTGCTGGACGCGGGCGTGGACCTGGCGACCGCCCAGGCCCTGGTCGGCCACTCCTCCCCCGCCACCACCGCCCGCTACGACCGCCGCCCGGAACGCACCCGCCGCGAAGCCGTCGACCGCCTCCGCCTCCCCGCCCCACGTCCTTTGGCCTGA